TGGAGCTCACTTATTGAGAAGCACTTCTGAAAACTGAAAGTATTCAAAACTGTCGTGTCTTTGAGGCAGAGGCCATGTAGCAAACCTGTGCTCTATCATAGACCCTGTAATAATTTCCTGGTACCACTGGACTTTTCTGTGAACTTGGTGTTGTGTACATGGTCTTCAGTACACAACACCAAGGCAAGTCCTGGTGTTTTTGAAGAGCACtccataaatgtaaatgtttatcATGTACTAGTGATGGCCAAGTGAAGCTTCATGAAtcatttgttgtattttctgatcccactagatggtgctctctgttcaaaaaagagctcaaagcatgtcccaaagcaaagtcagagcaccatctagtggggtcaaaaaatatagtgaatggttcatgaagcttaaTTTGGCTATCAGTATCATTTACCATTTTCTTTCTCAATGGCTTGTTGGCCCAGTCCATTCTCAGTCTTGACtatacttgtgttcttgtgtaTCGGTTTTTCGTCATCGTCCActgccaaagaccagttcctACCCCACACACCAGTTCCTAAGTACAGAGACCGGTAAAAATCTGctccaaatatcaaggatacatcggttgcatccttgcAGCATGaaaccaatcccatgattcattgcaccccaagtttgttcttggaaTGCAAGTTAGCAAgcccggtcttgccaagaccacaagttcAGTCTTTGCATTATCAGATTTGAGATTCATCTCAGGTATGGTATGTTTAATTCCGTGTTTCACAAGAAGTTAAAAGGAAGTTTGAGTGATTGCCATCTTGCTGTCCCAGAATTTGTGAGTTCAGTAACGTACTGGAAATGAGTACCCTGAATGGGTACCAGGAGCGTCAACACTTTTGATTCCATCTGTTGGTATGGGAACCAGTTGATTATGGAGTGCAAAAGTTCCCACTGCGATGCTGAATTATATGATACCGAAATATTATATATCATGAAGTATTCTCTTTCTCAACTGTAAGAATACTTATTCTGTCGTttgtcttgtgtgtgtgttttttttttactaatggTGGACATTTTGGCTTCATTTAGAAGCAAGTGTTGATGTATTAGTGATTAGGAACAGGTTAATGACTGCATGCATGTGTTCTCTGCTGTATGTAGAAACAGTAAGCACCATTTGCTGTACCAGAATGAAAAAGCAGAAGTTACTGTTTAACAGATAAATAGCTTCTATTATGCAATACAGGGTTCAGCGCATAGTTTCTGGACTTTAGGTCCACTGGGATAAAGATACCGTATTTGTGTCATCCATTTCAGAGTTAGAGGAGATGATGGAGGAATTGAAGGAGCAGTGATTCAGTGAAACTATTAGGAAAAGAAGAGgcggaaagttcaggtccagaaagtacaaatccagaccaagattttgtttcaaccaaccacttgagtataaagagtcacagtcacagagtactgaactagttggttgaaacaaaatcttggtctggatttgtactttctggacctgaactttccacctctatATCCTGTACATTTTCATGGTATGTCACCTCATCGCCTCCATCTGCCTTGGTAGAGTAGAAGAATTCTCATTTTGTGGAAATAACTTTGTCAGCACTTGTTCATGTTTCCAAAAGGAGAAATTAGTTTGTTTGGATGTtaatgaataaaacataaaaggTCATGATGTGGATTTCTTTTGATTTTTCCAGGTTTGGCTTTTTTTAGGTCTTAAATGGTGAATTAACCATGGATGCAGTTGCAACACCCCAGTGTGACACAGAGGCTGCAGGTAGACCAGAACTTGCTGGTCCCCATGACGACCACCTCAGGAGTCTAAAGGCACTGACAGAGAAGCTGAGGCTGGAGACCAGGAGGCCCTCCTATCTGGAGTGGAAGGCCCAGCTGGAGACTCAGAATGCCCAGGATCAGCTGGCCCGGGATCAGGGCCAGACCAAGTCAGAGGAGCAGAGGGGAGCTTCTAGGAGATCCAGACGAAGCACCGTAAACTCCAGTTTGGTCCGGGAAGGTCAGCTGCCTCCAGCAAGTCTGAAAGGGTTTGACAACATTGATGAGGCCCTTGAATGGCTCAGGAAGGAACTGGTAAGAGTTTACTGAAGGGTGATGGGGCAGGTATGTTATATGTTATCTGGGTTTTAGGATTAACAAACTTCCTTTTAATTGTGATATACCTGGTAAACTTGGCATGGATGGTTTACTTAATGAAGCTATTGAACACAGCTCAATTATCATCCTCAAGATCCATTGCTTTAGGAGTGCTTGCAGATTTCTAATAGACATACAGTTGTTGCACTTCTATTTGTGACCATAAGCTCACCCAAGCAGCCTTCCTGTTGACAAATACAAGTGTGATAACTGCATGTCACCAGAAAATAGAACAAGCTTCACAAACAATTGATGCGATCAGGGAATCAGCAGTGGCATGGAATTAGCAGAAGCTTATAAGCACAATCGGAGAATCAGCACAAGCTATCAGCACAATCAGAGGATCAGCACAAGCTATCAGCACATTCAGAGGATCAGCACACGCTATCAGTACAATCAGAGGATCAGCACAAGCTATCAGCACAATCAGAGAATCAGCTCAAACACATACATCTGGTGTCTAGTTTCTGCATTTCTTTAGACTTAAAGTGACAGTTACGATCTGTGCAGGAGAGGGCGGCTCTGATTAGCTGCCTCGTTCACACACGTGTCCACTTCCTGTTCACCCACTGACGTGGTCTTTGGCTTTCATTCACGGGCCGTTAAAGCCAGACACGTGAAAAGGGAGCACGTCAGAGGAAAGGCACATTTTCCTGCTGCCTTGCCCATCTCGCCATTGAAGCTGCTTTGCGTGAGGGGTCGGCTGGCACGCGTGCTTGCCGGAGGCTCCTGGGGTGACTGCATCGCTGCCTCTTCCTTCAGTGCTCCCACCATCTTTTCTCTTCCCTTGATCTTAACTTTCCACCCCTGTGTACCATCAATTCAGCATCGCTCTATAGCCACCTGCATCTCTCCCTTCCCTGGGCACTGGCGGCGACAAACTGGACGGTCAGTTTTGTCTTCTGCCAGGTAAAACCTCTGAACAAACAACAACTCTGATCCACCCGAATCCCAGGCCTGGATTCGTAGCACATTTCTGTGGTTGTTCGTCATGGGTAACAGCTCCTTGTTTCCCGTCGGCCATAATATTTCGCTATTAAGATTCATCGATGCCTAAACGGGAAAGCAGGGAACGGGAACAAGAGAAAGTCGCCAGGAAAATAATCCCGCACTATCTTTAGCGTTTCCTAGCATGAGTTGTATAGCCTGTGCAGTCACGCCCTGTCCCCCACTCCGTCTGTGCAGGCAGACATGCGCGCACAGGACCAGCAGCTGGCCCGGCAGCTCATGCGGCTGCGCAGCGACATCAGCAAGCTGAAGATCGAGCAGACGTGCCACCTGCACCGCCGGATGCTCAATGACGCCACCTTGGAGTTGGAGGAGCGTGACGAGCTCTCGGACCTGCTGTGCGACTTCCCCGTCACACCGGGCCTCGGCCTCTCCGCCCCCCTCCGGCTCATCGGCGTCACCAAGATGAACATCAACTCCCGCCGTTTCTCCCTCTGCTAGTGgccacagcagggggcagagggGCAGGAGCCAGGCGGATGAATCCCCAACCCACCCGAATTTCATGGACAGACCATGGCGTGagaataattaaaaattaaaatgacagaCAGTAAAAATCGTTATGCCTTTAGATGCTTTAATCTGCAGTTGATTATACCTGGGACCAAAACCAGTGTGTTAATAgaattgttgttattgttattatcattACATCCTTTTTCTGTACACTcttgtcattttgtttttgtttctgttgttctttattttagtattattattttatagaAGGTAGAGGAGCATATACTCCTCATTCATTTATATAATCAGTTGAGGGCTGTAAATTTCCTCCCCCCCCGAGAAGCCAAACCCTAGAGTATATGAAACTCTTCATCGTACTTTACAATGACATTCTTATACCTGTAGAGAAAATGAAGTGCATTCTGGCATCTCTAAGATTTCCACAGTTTCTGTTTCATTTACTTTAGCTTTTAAGGTTTGTTTGACTTTCAGACATTTAGGACCTTTTGTTCTGTAAATAATTACTTTTTGTTTGTTCTGCTGCATAAACTCCTGGCCACATCAAAATCAGGTTTGATGCATTATTGCAATGTATGTACCTATTGAGACCAACGGTGACCATGGTCTAACATCAGTCCATCGCTTGGATAAAAGGTGCATCTGTTCATCTGTCAGTCCCCTTCCTCTTCTCTTGTTCATGTTGAGTTTTTCCACGATACCACAAGACTCATTGCCATGTCCTTCCTGTTGACTTGCCCTTGCTGGAACTGACCACAGGCTAATGCACCACCGATTGATTGATGCCGTGTGATCTGTCAGTTGCATTTTATCTAGATGCCCATTTCCCATGAAGCTCTGGAGTACGGTGCACTGGTCCCAGTGGGGGCGATCCCAACACGCCTTACTTTGCATCCTGTTGGAAAGTTGTTTCTACAAAGACTGTAGCAGTTGTACATGAGATgacataactttttttttaaattgcagatAGTTTGGCTTTTGGGCCCTATGAAGCATATCGTATTTGGCCCCCAACTCAGACCAATCCAATTGTTTTCCAAAGTTTTAAGGGGCCCTGGAAATGATTCTAATTGTCTTCCCCTTTACAGCCCCCCTGCAGATAGtgctgtggtttttttttttaacttgctgtgCGAGGAGGTTAAATGTCACATTGTTTCCCAGACAACAGCAAGCTTCCCGCCCAGGTTCAGGCCCGGCTCCATAGGGAGGCTCCAGTCCATCCAACTCACATGCCAGGCAatcacagaattttttttttgaccactGTGAATAGGAAGGAGGAAAGCAAAACTACATTTTAAGCCTGACTTTGTGAGCTCTCACACAAAaataacccccctccccctgcaacTGGCCCTTCCAGAGAGATCTGTGGCCCATTCAGTACAAGGAATAGAAATGGATGAGTCAAGCTTCCATTCTCAGAGTCGGTGGGGGCGCACCCGTCTGCGGACTGTTTCTGCAGTGACTTGCAGAAATCAGCTCACTTCCGAAGGGCAGGTCAACGGGGCTGGTTTGGAAATATCACAGACACAAAGGCTAATTCCACATCTCTTTCTGCTGCCAAATACCAGCGAGGGGTGTGGGTTTTAATTGTATGGCTCCCGATTTTATCCTACAATATAAGTGCAGGAAGGCAAACAGGCGTTTGCTGCTCATTTATTCTGTCTGTTGTGCAGCCCTCTAATCCCTGGCATGATGAAGCCGGGAGCAGAAACCATAGATATGAGACAGGCCGCCCTTTCGACGTCTCCCCGTGCAGCCAGAGTTACACTGTATCTGCTCCGCTGAACGATGCCCAACTGGCTCGGCTTCACAGGCATCTCAGCTGGAGAAGATGATACTCTGCTCCTGAGGCCACTGAAGTCGCAGGGCTTCCATTTTTCCCTCTTGGCCCATTTTTCACAGTAATGTCTCGGAAAGGCCAAAAAAATTGAGTCGGTGCTGTTTGACATCATGCCCCCGTAccatgcatgtgtctgtgtatatgggtttagatgatagatagatagatagatagatagatagata
This window of the Paramormyrops kingsleyae isolate MSU_618 chromosome 19, PKINGS_0.4, whole genome shotgun sequence genome carries:
- the fam167ab gene encoding protein FAM167A — translated: MDAVATPQCDTEAAGRPELAGPHDDHLRSLKALTEKLRLETRRPSYLEWKAQLETQNAQDQLARDQGQTKSEEQRGASRRSRRSTVNSSLVREGQLPPASLKGFDNIDEALEWLRKELADMRAQDQQLARQLMRLRSDISKLKIEQTCHLHRRMLNDATLELEERDELSDLLCDFPVTPGLGLSAPLRLIGVTKMNINSRRFSLC